The segment CGCGCACGTAGAGTTGAGCGAAGATCAGATTTATCATCTCCTTCAGAACGAACGACGCCGCAACGTCCTCCGGTATCTACACGATGCGGACGAACAGGTTTCGATGCGTGACATCGCGGAGCAGGTCGCGGCGTGGGAAAACGACATCACGGTGCAGACCCTCTCGTCCAGCGAGCGCCAACGAGTTTACATCCCTCTGTATCAGTCTCATCTCCCGAAACTCGACGAGGAAGGCGTCATTGAGTACGACCAGAGTCGCGGTACGGTTCGAAAAACCCCCCTCGCGGACAAACTGTACGATTACCTCGAACCGACCCAGCCGACCACTGACGAAGAAGTAGAAGACGACGAGGACACCCACTGGGAGCGATATTACCTCGGTGCGTCCGGACTCGGCGCAACCGTCCTCGCTGGAACGACGCTCGGCGTCACGCCGTTTGCGCTTCTTCCACAAAGCGCGCTCGGATTTCTCATCCTCGGAATGTTCTGGTCGTTGACTGTCGGCCAGCGATTTGCGTGAGTTCGAACCCTAGTGGGTCGATAAATAGTCCCGAATATCGTGTTAGTTCCCAACTAACACGTATATAAAAAGAGATTGATACAGGTTCCGTACCGGTGATTTTCATGAGTAGAAGCGTGAATGGTCGTAGATAGCTCAAAAGACCTGACTAAATCCAA is part of the Haladaptatus cibarius D43 genome and harbors:
- a CDS encoding DUF7344 domain-containing protein yields the protein MSTTTQQVGNQSETPTDEDAHVELSEDQIYHLLQNERRRNVLRYLHDADEQVSMRDIAEQVAAWENDITVQTLSSSERQRVYIPLYQSHLPKLDEEGVIEYDQSRGTVRKTPLADKLYDYLEPTQPTTDEEVEDDEDTHWERYYLGASGLGATVLAGTTLGVTPFALLPQSALGFLILGMFWSLTVGQRFA